GTAACGGATCAGGAATAGGCCCTTCTGCAGATCAAGCGTCTTCTGCAGCGTTGTCGATTTCATTTGTTGCCCCCGGAAACGCCCGCACCATAGCGACATCGCAGACTAAAAGGCAATATGCGGACCAGTTGTGGGTTAGCAAACACATTTTACCGTTAAATTACATCAGCCCTGCACGGCCGCGATTCAGGTGCTAAGACTTGAGGTTGCAGGCGAGCGCGAAGGACCCATGCAGAAGATTCTCTTTGTTCATAATAATTTTCCTGCGCAGTTTCTGCCGCTGTGTAAAGCGCTTTCCGGCCGCGACGACATCCAGATGGCGGCGATCGGGTCGCCGACGGCGCGCGCCCTGCCGGGCGTGTCCTTGAAGAAGTACATGATCCCCGATGGGGAACTGGCGGCGGCGCATCCCTTTGCGCGGCGCTTCGAGGCCGAGTGCCGGCGCGCCGAGCAAGTGCTCTATTCGGCCTCCAATCTGAAGCAGCAGGGCTTCGATCCGGACCTCGTCGTCGCGCATCCCGGCTGGGGCGAGATGCTCCCCCTGCGACCGCTGTTTCCCGCGGCGCGGATCGTCGCCTATTGCGAATTCTACTACCGGTCCGAGGGCCAGGACGTCGGCTTCGATGCCGAATTCCCCAACATGGGCGTCGACGGTCACGTTCGCATTCACCTGAAAAACGCCGCAACCCTGCTGGCGCTCGACGACGCCGACGCCGGCCTCTCGCCGACCCTTTGGCAGCGCTCCACCTATCCCGCCGCTTTCCAGAGCAAGATCGAAGTGATCCACGACGGCGTGGACACCGAGACGATCCGCCCCAGCGACGACGCGGCGTTGACGCTGCGCTCGGGCAAGGTGCTGACGAAAGCGGATGAGGTCGTCACTTTTGCCACCCGCAGCCACGAGCCGTTACGCGGCTTCCATTGCTTCCTGCGGGCCCTGCCGGCAATCATGAAGGCGCGGCCGAAGGCGCAGATCCTGATCGTCGGCGGCTCAGGCACGCCTTATGGCCTATCGCCCCCGGAGGGCCACAGCTGGCGCTCCTATTTCTTCCGCGAGGTCGAAGGCAAGGTCGACAGCAGCCGCATTCATTTCACCGACGATCTGAGCCGAGAGGACTTCCTCAAGGCGTTCCAGATCTCGAGCGCTCATATCTACTTCACCTATCCCTTCGTGTTGTCCTGGTCACTGCTGGAGGCGATGAGCGCCGGCTGTCTGGTCATCGGCTCGGACACGACACCCCTGCGCGAGATCATCGACGGCAGCAACGGCATCCTGGTGCCCTTCTTCGACATCGAGCAGCTCTCCCAGCGCGTCATCGAAGCGTTGGCCAATCCGCGGCGCTTTGCCGGCATGCGCCGTGCGGCGCGGGAGACCGTCGTCAGCCGCTACGACCTCGAAACGGTATGCCTGCCGCGTCTGATCGATTTCTACAGGATCGCGGCCCCTGGCCGCGCCGCACGGCCGAAGCGGGCCGCGGCGAGCCGCAAGCGCTAGCCGATGGGCGCCGTGCTCGAAAGACCTGCAGCTCTCCTCGATGCGGAGCAACATCCTGCTGCGCTGGAGCGGGCCGCCATTGCAAGCCTCAACCGCGGCGAACTCGACGAAGCCTTTCACCTTGCCGACAGACGCTGTCGTATTCTTCCAGTAGCCCAGGCGCGCCACTACACGTTGCGCGCCGAGATCGCTCATCGATCCGGCTTTGCGGCCGCCGCGCTCAAGGACGTCGGCAAGGCGCTCGAGCTCGCGCCGGATGACCTCGCCGCCAACCGACGCCTGATGCAATGGGGCGACGACGAGCAACGCACCGCCGCTGCGCGCCGTCTGATCGATCTCGACCGCGACATGACCGTGATCGGCGAAGCAGTGCGGCATCTGCAAGCCCGCGGCGAGACTGCACTTGGTGCGATCCATCGTGTCGGCGACGGGATCACAGGCTGGGCCGCTTGGCAGGGCCGCGGGCAGATAAGCTTGCAGATCGAGAATGATGGAGGAGCCGTCACTCATTCCGTTGCGAGCGATCCGCAGCATGTCCTGACCAGCAAAGCCGAGCATGCGGCAAGTTTCAGTGTTGCGTTTCCAACCTCGACGACGCGCCGAGTGGTGAGCTTGAGGCTTGGCCGGCGCACCGTCGTGCAAAGCGTGTTTCCGGCACCGCTCGCGGTCCGTCCGGACACGCATCGGGCACCGAAAAAAAAGAACCTCCTCCCGACGAGAGGCCCGGCCGCCGAAATCACCATCATCGTTCCCATCTACGATGACTTCGAAGCGACGCGTCGTTGCCTCGAATGCCTGATGAAAGCTGTCGCCGATCACGATCGGATCAAGCTCGTGCTGGTCGACGATGCGACGCCCGACACGCGCATCGCGGCGTTGCTTGATTCCATCGCAAGCAAACCCAAAGTTCGACTGATCCGCAACGCCCACAATCTCGGCTTCATCGGCGCCGTCAACCGCGCGCTGCATGCCACGCCTTCCGGTGACGTGATCCTGCTCAACGCCGACACCATCGTGCCCAAGGGTTTTGCCCTACGGCTGAGCGAGGCCGCACACGCAGCGCCCGACATCGGCACCGTGACGCCGCTGTCGAACAATGGTGAAGCCACCAGCCTGCCGCTCGCCTTCACCGCCAATCCTTTACCCCCTGTCGAAGAGGTCGCGCATCTCGATGCGATCGCAGCGCGCGCGAATGCCGGCCGCCTGATCGACATGCCCGACGGCATCGGTTTTTGCCTCTATATCACGCGTCCATGTCTCGAAGCCGTCGGGGGATTATCCGACCACTACCATCGCGGCTATCTTGAGGACGTCGATCTCTGCCTGCGCGCGCGCCAGCAGGGCTTTCGCAACGTTTGCGCCGCCTCAGTCTATGTCGGTCATGCCGGATCGGCTTCGTTCAAAGCTGAAAAGCGCTCCCTGGTGGTGCTCAATCTCATAAGGCTGCGCCTGCGCTTTCCCGCCTATCGCAGCGAGAGCGCGACTTTCAAAGCGCTCGATCCGCTGAAGCCTAGCCGCAGCGCCATCGAACGCGAACTCATCGGCCACCGCAAACGAACGACCATCGTGTTCTCCGGCCCGGGCGCCGCAGCGGATGTGGCAGCGCAGTTCGCAGGCCGTGCCGACGAACTGGCGCTTCTCGCGCTCTTCAACCAGGATGGCACGACACTCGCGCTGCGCGATGCCGGCAACGACTTTCCGCAGTCACTCGATTTCACACTTCCGGCCGAGCAATCGGACCTCGCGGAGGCCATCGCCGCGATCGCCCCATCGCGCGTTGTGTTGGCGGATCCTGCGAACATGCCGACGACGTGTGTGCGAGATCTGATCGGCGACGGTACGACGCTCGACCTTCTGGTCACCGATGGCGCATTGCTGTGCCGTCGCGGCGTCCTTGATCAAACGGGCCGCCTCTGCGCTGCGCTCTTGCGTGGCAAGACCTGCGATTGCGGAGGCAATGCGATCGAGAGCTGGGTCGACCTGCTGACGCGGGACGGCCGCATTCTCGCGCCCGATATGACGGCCGAGGCCTTCTTGCGTCGCCGCCTCCCCTCAAGCCTCGCCAAGCGGGTACGGCGCGTCACTCGTTCAGACGGCCGCAGTCCTATGCGGCCGAAAACCGTAGCCTCGCGCGGGAAGACGCTCGGCCTGCTTCCCGTTGGGCACAGGGCCGGCGATTTCGCCTTCCTGCGCGACCTTGTGCGCTGCCTGGGGCAGCAGCGCCCGGACGCGAGAATCGTCGTCTTGGGCGAAACGCTCGACGACCTGGCGCTGATGGCACTCGGCAATGTGACCGTCACGGGGCGCGTCCAGGCGGAGGAGTTGCGTGACATGGCAGCACTGCATCGTCTGGGTGGCCTCCTGATTGTCCGGCGTATCCCTTCGTTTGGCCATCCCCTGATCATGACAGCCTTCAGCGACGTCGATGTTCCACTGGCCTTCTTCGATTGGACGTTTGGCAGTGTCCGCCCTCATGGTGCCGACTTGCCGATGGCTCCTTCGAATGAGGCAGCCACCACGGCAGAAGACCTTTTGGGCTGGATGGCTGGCCGATGGTGAAGGTGCGCCGTTCCGCTGGCGTCAGCGCCGCCGCATCGTCCCCTTTTCCAGGGGAGCTGCGCCATGAATTTGCGCGCACCGAGGAGACCGGCTTTTCGGGCTTCATCTACGACCCGAAGGACCTGACTCGCCGGTTCGTGGTCGAGCTCCTCCTCGATGGGCTGCCTGTCCGACTTGCACGCGCGGAGGCTTACGTTCCTAAGCTCGCCGCGAAGGCCATTGGCGATGCCTGCTACGGCTTCTCCTTCGCTTTGACGCCCGAACTATTGAGCGACAGCCTGCTTGCCGAGGTCCGCCTTGCCAATGGCTCCGACGCGATCGGCACCTCAATTCAGCTCGGAGAGGCCGCGGAAGTCTCGACCGACAGCCGAGGCCTTGGAGCTGTCGAATGGATGGGCGGCTTGCGGTTTCGCGGATGGGTGCGTTGCCCGGCAACGGAATCGCCGATCGTGCGGGCCGTCGTCGACGGCGAGCCGATCGCGGAGGCGCGGGCGAGCGGCTTCAGTCACATTGGCGGTATCGACAATGCCAATCTGGTCAAAGCCTTCGACCTTCATCTGCCGGGCGATTACGCGGATGGACGGGTCCGCCGCGTCCACTTCATCACCGAGGATGAACTGCAGTTGACGGTCGCGCCTGTGACGTTCGTGGCCTTTCCTGATACAGTCGAACGGTTCTTTGCAGGTTTCAGCGAGACGGAATCCGAGCGCTTGCGCGGCCAGATGCTCGATCGGCTGTTGCCGGCATCTGCCCCCTTCACGAGCTATGTAGATTGGCGCAAACGCTGGGATGAAAGAGCTCAGTCGCCTTCTCCGATAGTGACCGTCGATCGTCCCACGGCCGTGGTACTCGTCGCCGGAGGCAATGAGGAGATCTCGCTGGAGAGCCTCGACCGGCAACAGCACGGCAACTGGGTCGCGGCCGTTCTCCCATCCCTGGAGGGACCGGGAAGCTTTGATCCGGACGAGCTGCGCGACTTTCTCGCTCGTGACGGCCGCGATGCGGAGATCGTGGTGTTCGCGCCGACCGGCACAGTATTCGACCAGCTTGCGCTGGAGGGGCTCGCGCAGGGCTTTGTGACGATCCCGCAAGCTCGTTCGGTCTATTGCGATCTGGAGATCTCCGGTGAGGATGCTCGCCCATGGCCGCTGGCTCTTCCCGCCTTCGACTATGAACGGATGCTCGAGCAGGGTTATTGCGCGCAGCTCTTTGCCATGGACCGCGCAACGGTTCTGGCCGCGCTCGCGGCAAGGCCAACGAATCTCTATCGTGTGTTCAACAGCCAATTCGACGACAGCAACGCGTCGCGCAACAAACAGGTCGTCCATGTCCCAATCCCGCTCGGGCGAATGCCACCGCTGGACGTGGTTGTGCACAGCCGTCTGCTAGCCAAGGCAAGCCTTACCCATCTTGCCGCGCGCGGCATCGCGGCGGAGACGAAGGCTCAGCGCGGCGCGCTGTTGCCGGCAGCCTGGGTGACCAGGAAGCCCAAGCCACGCACGCTCACCGTCATCATCCCGGTCCGTAACCGCAAGGACTTGCTCGCAACCTGCCTTTCCAGCATCGCGCCGGCACTGACCAAAGCGCGAGCGCGTGTTCTGGTCGTCGACAACGACTCGAGTGACGCCGACATGATCGACTATCTCGTAACACTGAAACGCAGCGGTACGGATGTGCTCGCTGTCCCCGGCGCCTTCAACTTCGCGCGGCTCAACAATCTCGCGGTGGAAGCCTGCGATAGCGACGATGTGCTGCTGCTGAACAACGATATCAGGGCGATGGACACCGCCTGGCTTGCCGAGATGCAGGGCCGGCTTGCAGAGGCCGACGTGGGCGCCGTCGGTGCGCTGCTGCTGTGGCCGAGCAGCATGATCCAGCACGCCGGCGTAACGCTCGGTGCGAGTTTCGCCGCACAACATATCGGCAACGACCGGCTCGCCAGCGATCCCGGTTATGGCGACATGCTGAAGGTTGCTCGCGAATGCGGATCAGTCACGGCGGCTTGCCTGTTGACCCGGCGTAGCGACTACCTCGACGCGGGCGGGCTCGATGAGGTGCGCTTTCCCATAAACTTCAACGACGTCGACTACTGCTTGAGCTTACGCAGCCGGGGCAAGCGCGTCATATGGACGCCAGCCGCGCGGCTTTACCATCATGAATCGGCAAGCCGCGGGCGCGATCAGGTCGGCGACAAGGCCGCGCGCTTCGAGCGCGAGCTCCGCAATCTGCGTAACAAATGGGGCGAACATCTTCTCGAGGACCCCTATTACAACCCCAACCTCTCGCTGGACGCGGTACCATTTTCGGCACTGGCCTGGCCGCCACGAGACCGGTCGCCCCGTGTCAATCTGCCTCCCTTCGCTGTTGAACTCCCACCCGGATTCTGACCGATGCCGTTGAAATTCAACGCAACTTTCTCTAGCTGCACCGGGCAGTGCGGTTTTTCGACCGGCATGAGGTCCGCCGCG
This genomic interval from Bradyrhizobium sp. CB82 contains the following:
- a CDS encoding glycosyltransferase — encoded protein: MQKILFVHNNFPAQFLPLCKALSGRDDIQMAAIGSPTARALPGVSLKKYMIPDGELAAAHPFARRFEAECRRAEQVLYSASNLKQQGFDPDLVVAHPGWGEMLPLRPLFPAARIVAYCEFYYRSEGQDVGFDAEFPNMGVDGHVRIHLKNAATLLALDDADAGLSPTLWQRSTYPAAFQSKIEVIHDGVDTETIRPSDDAALTLRSGKVLTKADEVVTFATRSHEPLRGFHCFLRALPAIMKARPKAQILIVGGSGTPYGLSPPEGHSWRSYFFREVEGKVDSSRIHFTDDLSREDFLKAFQISSAHIYFTYPFVLSWSLLEAMSAGCLVIGSDTTPLREIIDGSNGILVPFFDIEQLSQRVIEALANPRRFAGMRRAARETVVSRYDLETVCLPRLIDFYRIAAPGRAARPKRAAASRKR
- a CDS encoding glycosyltransferase, yielding MLERPAALLDAEQHPAALERAAIASLNRGELDEAFHLADRRCRILPVAQARHYTLRAEIAHRSGFAAAALKDVGKALELAPDDLAANRRLMQWGDDEQRTAAARRLIDLDRDMTVIGEAVRHLQARGETALGAIHRVGDGITGWAAWQGRGQISLQIENDGGAVTHSVASDPQHVLTSKAEHAASFSVAFPTSTTRRVVSLRLGRRTVVQSVFPAPLAVRPDTHRAPKKKNLLPTRGPAAEITIIVPIYDDFEATRRCLECLMKAVADHDRIKLVLVDDATPDTRIAALLDSIASKPKVRLIRNAHNLGFIGAVNRALHATPSGDVILLNADTIVPKGFALRLSEAAHAAPDIGTVTPLSNNGEATSLPLAFTANPLPPVEEVAHLDAIAARANAGRLIDMPDGIGFCLYITRPCLEAVGGLSDHYHRGYLEDVDLCLRARQQGFRNVCAASVYVGHAGSASFKAEKRSLVVLNLIRLRLRFPAYRSESATFKALDPLKPSRSAIERELIGHRKRTTIVFSGPGAAADVAAQFAGRADELALLALFNQDGTTLALRDAGNDFPQSLDFTLPAEQSDLAEAIAAIAPSRVVLADPANMPTTCVRDLIGDGTTLDLLVTDGALLCRRGVLDQTGRLCAALLRGKTCDCGGNAIESWVDLLTRDGRILAPDMTAEAFLRRRLPSSLAKRVRRVTRSDGRSPMRPKTVASRGKTLGLLPVGHRAGDFAFLRDLVRCLGQQRPDARIVVLGETLDDLALMALGNVTVTGRVQAEELRDMAALHRLGGLLIVRRIPSFGHPLIMTAFSDVDVPLAFFDWTFGSVRPHGADLPMAPSNEAATTAEDLLGWMAGRW
- a CDS encoding glycosyltransferase encodes the protein MVKVRRSAGVSAAASSPFPGELRHEFARTEETGFSGFIYDPKDLTRRFVVELLLDGLPVRLARAEAYVPKLAAKAIGDACYGFSFALTPELLSDSLLAEVRLANGSDAIGTSIQLGEAAEVSTDSRGLGAVEWMGGLRFRGWVRCPATESPIVRAVVDGEPIAEARASGFSHIGGIDNANLVKAFDLHLPGDYADGRVRRVHFITEDELQLTVAPVTFVAFPDTVERFFAGFSETESERLRGQMLDRLLPASAPFTSYVDWRKRWDERAQSPSPIVTVDRPTAVVLVAGGNEEISLESLDRQQHGNWVAAVLPSLEGPGSFDPDELRDFLARDGRDAEIVVFAPTGTVFDQLALEGLAQGFVTIPQARSVYCDLEISGEDARPWPLALPAFDYERMLEQGYCAQLFAMDRATVLAALAARPTNLYRVFNSQFDDSNASRNKQVVHVPIPLGRMPPLDVVVHSRLLAKASLTHLAARGIAAETKAQRGALLPAAWVTRKPKPRTLTVIIPVRNRKDLLATCLSSIAPALTKARARVLVVDNDSSDADMIDYLVTLKRSGTDVLAVPGAFNFARLNNLAVEACDSDDVLLLNNDIRAMDTAWLAEMQGRLAEADVGAVGALLLWPSSMIQHAGVTLGASFAAQHIGNDRLASDPGYGDMLKVARECGSVTAACLLTRRSDYLDAGGLDEVRFPINFNDVDYCLSLRSRGKRVIWTPAARLYHHESASRGRDQVGDKAARFERELRNLRNKWGEHLLEDPYYNPNLSLDAVPFSALAWPPRDRSPRVNLPPFAVELPPGF